One Etheostoma spectabile isolate EspeVRDwgs_2016 chromosome 12, UIUC_Espe_1.0, whole genome shotgun sequence genomic window carries:
- the hfm1 gene encoding probable ATP-dependent DNA helicase HFM1 isoform X1 yields MVDSGDSTLSLDNLFFEKPIVHKVKPLHQDVSPWQLEVPPSLSQVPSTQDMQKEAESLSTLYNFSQVPKTCLPPFKGSAGLKVLPSKINSPFNNQNIFEDTNSGNNRRSDDFWGGEGFRDDSSGRSGDETLQNSGHAAISRRGRSLECSKSPPLRKSLFKVQLLNSGGDSSNTDDLRSSINSQTASRPQTFLSPVTMATVPPPLQPPLVTVSQAAPPFSPFPPPPLGSSAASDQPPQKAAHAEMRDKGTKRAFVPPMTPQPLHIQGSSGSGVLRPVSEIPAKFRSVFKDFPFFNYVQSKALDDVLYTGKNFVACAPTGSGKTVLFELAIIRLLMETPEPWRDVKAVYMAPIKALCSQCFESWKKKFGPLGLNCKELTGDTEIDDFFEIQDSHIILTTPEKWDSMTRKWKDNCLLQLVRLFLIDEVHVVKDATRGATLEVVVSRMKAVHAYRTAQNPETGLSMRFVAVSATIPNPSDIADWLSNESGPATYLDMDESHRPVKLRKVVLGFPCSPNQTEFKFDLSLNYKMANIIQTYSDQKPALVFCSTRKGVQQSAAVLAKDARFILSIEHKQRLMKYASTILDSKLRDLVMLGVGYHHAGVDLSDRKSIEEAFTMGDLPVLFTTRTLAMGVNLPAHLVVIKSTMQYVSGTCEEYSEADLLQMIGRAGRPQFDTSATAVIMTKIQTKDKYMNLMNGADIIESSLHSHLVEHLNAEIVLQTISDVNMALDWIRSTLLYIRALKNPTHYGFSANLDRHGIEAKLQELCLKNLNSLSSIGLIDMDEDINIKPTEGGRLMARFCVAFDTMKQFSKVAGTENLSDLIELISKSREFSDIQLRVNEKKSLNTLNRDKNRTTIRFPIEGKIKTSEMKVNCLIQAQLGTIPIQEFGLTQDIGRIFKNGMRISKCLSEFLSHRSKTGFSAVLNSLVLAKCFRAKLWENSPFVSKQLEKIGQSLSTAMVNAGLTTFSKIEQTHARELELILNRHPPFGNQIRESVIHLPTYEVTLEQLPRYSSVTAEIVVKVNLNNQAQLLSRRTAPDHHYVSLIIGNSDNTVVFLQKLTDSVLLKCGSWSKKIEVTRASKGEEISVNLISSQYVGLDIQQKFNVYYSGARRYGTDNPYNKTYDPTGQRPQPLKPQSTDQDGTQSEYATSATDQDSGNKRQCNHFCKNKDLCGHDCCKVGVIVARKRSANPESGFFSYLKDLRTRCDTLPQTPVKRLKMKMSMEESVSVGMQDFAYKPKERLPTVSWNGESQYKASVRPCSEIVDLTGEDSVQLPDKVPLVDDVDGDFEDYEEDVYRMMEEPVQTPAAFQAHPQRWMNPGTSVGVSQNHKPLLNQINTTSYSKRSTAGSNQGAHYENASSSQIPTVSFDLGNEWDDWGDFDDENLVHASETSSASCPTNAKVQQSLYMPGFAAPSAPVLSHSQVKPCITTARTPLRLMPPTLNPEIREPGPSVTLRPQNKITLDWNKKRPSIFSEEITVHTPENLPKQTETRVTPLTRSFGFFSTMSVPSNTSSSVNRSSNCKEEEAFLGIFDGIF; encoded by the exons ATGGTAGACTCTGGGGACTCCACCTTATCCCTGGACAATCTGTTTTTTGAGAAACCCATTGTCCACAAAGT AAAACCACTGCACCAGGATGTCAGCCCATGGCAGCTGGAAGTGcctccatctctttctcagGTTCCATCCACTCAGGATATGCAGAAGGAGGCAGAGTCTCTCTCCACCCTATATA ATTTCTCACAGGTACCCAAGACATGCCTGCCTCCTTTTAAAGGATCAGCTGGCCTTAAGGTTTTACCATCAAAAATCAACAGTCCTTTCaataatcaaaacatttttgaggACACTAATAGTGGCAACAATAGAAGATCTGATGACTTTTGGGGAGGTGAAGGGTTCAGGGATGATTCTAGTGGCAGAAGTGGAGATGAAACCTTGCAGAACTCTGGTCATGCAGCCATCAGCAGGAGGGGAAGGTCTCTGGAATGCAGCAAAAGCCCACCACTACGGAAAAG CTTGTTCAAGGTTCAGTTGTTGAATAGTGGAGGTGACTCGTCAAACACAGATGACCTCAGAAGCAGCATCAACAGCCAGACAGCATCCAGACCTCAAACTTTTCTCAGTCCGGTTACCATGGCGACAgtgcctcctcctcttcagccGCCACTGGTGACAGTTAGCCAGGCAGCTCCTCCTTTCTCCCCCTTCCCACCCCCTCCTCTGGGCTCATCTGCAGCGAGTGACCAACCCCCGCAGAAGGCGGCACATGCTGAGATGCGGGACAAGGGCACAAAGAGAGCCTTCGTTCCACCCATGACGCCGCAGCCGCTTCACATACAAG GGTCCTCTGGGTCTGGAGTTTTGCGACCGGTTTCTGAAATCC CAGCGAAGTTCAGATCTGTCTTCAAGGACTTTCCCTTTTTCAACTACGTTCAGTCCAAAGCACTTGATGAT GTTCTTTACACGGGTAAAAACTTTGTAGCATGTGCTCCTACTGGATCTGGTAAAACGGTTCTATTTGAGCTGGCCATCATTCGTCTATTAATGGAGACCCCAGAGCCCTGGAGAGACGTCAAAGCTGTCTATA TGGCCCCTATCAAAGCTCTCTGTAGTCAGTGCTTTGAGAGCTGGAAGAAGAAGTTTGGTCCCCTGGGGCTGAACTGTAAGGAGCTGACAGGCGACACAGAGATTGATGACTTCTTTGAGATTCAGGACTCCCACATCATCCTGACCACGCCT GAAAAATGGGACAGCATGACAAGAAAATGGAAGGACAACTGTCTGCTGCAGCTAGTCAGGCTCTTTCTTATCGATGAG gtGCATGTGGTGAAGGATGCGACACGTGGTGCCACGCTGGAAGTTGTGGTGAGCAGGATGAAGGCCGTACATGCCTACAGAACAGCACAAAATCCGGAGACAGGCCTCTCTATGAGGTTTGTGGCTGTATCAGCCACCATACCCAACCCCTCTGAT ATAGCAGACTGGCTTTCCAATGAGAGTGGTCCAGCCACATATCTGGACATGGACGAGAGCCATCGTCCAGTAAAGTTGAGAAAGGTGGTACTGGGATTCCCCTGCAGCCCGAACCAAACAGAGTTCAAGTTTGACCTGTCGCTCAACTACAAGATGGCCAACATCATACAAACGTACTCTGACCAGAAGCCTGCATTAGTG TTTTGCTCTACAAGGAAAGGAGTCCAGCAGTCAGCTGCAGTTCTGGCCAAGGATGCTCGGTTCATTTTGAGCATTGAGCACAAGCAACG GCTGATGAAATATGCAAGCACTATTCTGGATTCAAAACTGAGAG ATCTGGTGATGTTAGGAGTTGGTTACCATCATGCAGGAGTTGACTTGTCGGATAGGAAGTCGATAGAAGAGGCCTTTACTATGGGAGACCTGCCTGTCCTCT TTACCACCAGGACTCTGGCCATGGGGGTGAATCTGCCAGCTCATCTGGTGGTGATCAAGTCTACCATGCAGTATGTGTCAGGCACCTGTGAGGAGTACAGTGAGGCGGACTTGCTGCAGATGATAGGCCGAGCCGGAAGACCACAA TTTGACACATCAGCAACTGCAGTGATCATGACCAAGATTCAAACCAAAGACAAGTACATGAATCTCATGAATGGGGCAGACATCATCGAGAGCAG CTTACACAGTCACCTGGTGGAGCACTTGAATGCAGAGATTGTTCTCCAAACCATCAGTGATGTGAACATGGCTCTGGACTGGATACGCTCGACCCTCCTCTACATCAGAGCCCTCAAGAACCCCACACACTATG GTTTCTCTGCCAACTTAGACAGACATGGAATTGAAGCAAAATTGCAAG AACTGTGTCTGAAGAACCTCAACTCTCTGTCCTCTATTGGTCTGATCGACATGGATGAGGATATCAACATCAAACCAACAG AGGGCGGCAGGTTGATGGCTAGGTTCTGTGTTGCCTTTGACACCATGAAACAGTTCAGCAAAGTGGCTGGCACCGAGAACCTGTCTGACCTG ATTGAGTTAATTTCGAAGAGCAGAGAGTTCAGCGACATTCAGTTGAGAGTGAATGAGAAGAAGTCCCTGAACACCTTGAACAGGGACAAGAACAGGACCACCATCAG ATTTCCCATTGAGGGAAAGATCAAAACCAGTGAGATGAAAGTGAACTG CTTGATTCAGGCTCAGTTGGGTACCATCCCAATTCAAGAGTTTGGACTTACACAGGACATAGGAAGGATCTTCAAGAATGGGATGCGGATCAGCAAAT GCCTGTCAGAGTTTCTGAGCCACCGATCCAAGACTGGATTCTCTGCTGTGCTTAATTCCCTGGTCCTGGCGAAGTGCTTCAGAGCCAAGCTTTGGGAAAACTCGCCCTTTGTTTCCAAACAGCTGGAGAAGATAG GTCAGAGTCTATCAACTGCCATGGTGAACGCTGGGCTCACCACTTTCAGCAAAATAGAGCAAACCCACGCCAGAGAGCTTGAGCTG ATTCTCAACAGACATCCACCATTTGGCAACCAAATTAGAGAATCTGTCATTCACCTTCCGACATATGAAGTTACATTGGAGCAG CTTCCGAGGTATAGCTCTGTTACGGCGGAGATTGTGGTGAAGGTGAACCTTAACAACCAAGCACAGCTGTTGTCCAGGAGAACAGCTCCAGACCACCACTATGTCTCTCTGATTATCGGGAACTCCGACAACACCGTGGTCTTCCTACAAAAACTCac agaCTCTGTGCTGTTGAAGTGTGGCAGCTGGTCGAAGAAGATTGAGGTGACACGGGCCTCAAAAGGAGAGGAGATCAGTGTCAATCTCATCAGCTCACAATATG TGGGCCTGGACATCCAACAGAAGTTCAATGTCTACTACTCTGGAGCCAGGAGGTACGGAACTGATAATCCATACAACAAAACGTATGATCCGACTGGACAGAGGCCACAGCCACTGAAACCACAGTCTACAGATCAGGATGGAACTCAGAGCGAGTATGCCACATCTGCTACAGACCAAG ATTCAGGCAATAAAAGACAGTGCAACCACTTCTGCAAGAATAAGGATCTCTGTGGCCATGACTGCT GTAAAGTAGGTGTAATTGTGGCACGGAAGCGGTCAGCAAATCCAGAATCAGGGTTCTTTTCCTATTTGAAAGACCTGAGAACCAGGTGTGACACACTCCCACAGACTCCTGTCAAACGACTCAAG ATGAAAATGAGCATGGAGGAGTCTGTCTCTGTCGGCATGCAGGACTTTGCTTACAAACCTAAGGAGAGGCTACCTACTGTTTCCTG GAATGGAGAAAGTCAGTATAAAGCTTCAGTGAGACCTTGCTCTGAGATCGTGGATCTAACGGGAGAAGACAGCGTTCAGCTGCCAGACAAAGTTCCTCTGGTCGATGACGTTGACGGTG ATTTTGAGGACTATGAGGAGGACGTGTACAGGATGATGGAGGAGCCTGTCCAAACACCTGCTGCGTTTCAGGCTCACCCTCAAA GGTGGATGAACCCAGGAACCAGTGTTGGTGTGAGTCAGAACCATAAACCGCTTCTAAACCAGATCAATACAACCTCTTACTCAAAGAGGTCTACTGCGGGCTCAAACCAGGGTGCTCACTATGAAAATGCTTCATCCTCACAAATACCAACTGTCAGCTTTGACCTGGGAAATGAATGGGACGACTGGGGCGACTTTGATGACGAGAACTTGGTGCACGCCAGCGAGACGTCATCGGCCTCTTGTCCAACTAATGCTAAAGTCCAGCAGTCTCTTTACATGCCAG